One stretch of Anas acuta chromosome W, bAnaAcu1.1, whole genome shotgun sequence DNA includes these proteins:
- the LOC137847311 gene encoding olfactory receptor 14C36-like, translated as MSNSSSVSEFLLLAFAAMWEQKLLHFALFLGIYLAALLGNGLILTAVACDHRLHTRMYFFLLNLALLDLGCISTTVPKATANALWDTRAISYQGCVAQVLFFVFFIGAEYSLFTVMAYDRYVAICKPLHYGSLLGSRACAQMAAAAWGSGFLNAVLHTATTFSLPLCQGNAVDQFFCEIPQILKLSCSDAYLREVGALVFSFSLAFGSFVFIVVSYVQIFRAVLRMPSEQGRHKAFSTCLPHLAVVSLFLLTAIFAYLNPPSISSPSLDLVVAVLYSLLPPAVNPLIYSMRNKEIKHAVRKLFEYIFLQQK; from the coding sequence atgtccaacagcagctctgtgagtgagttcctcctgctggcatttgcagccatgtgggagcagaagctcctgcactttgcactcttcctgggcatctacctggctgccctcctgggcaatggcctcatcctcactgccgtagcctgcgaccaccgcctccacacccgcatgtacttcttcctcctcaaccttgccctcctcgacctgggatgcatctccaccactgtccccaaagcaacagccaatgccctctgggacaccagggccatctcctatcaaggatgtgttGCACAAGTCCTCTTTTTCGTATTCTTCAttggagcagagtattcccttttcactgtcatggcctacgaccgctacgttgccatctgcaagcccctgcactacgggagcctcctgggcagcagagcttgtgcccagatggcagcagctgcctggggcagtggctttctcaacgctgtcctgcacacggccactacattttccctgcccctctgccaaggcaatgctgtggaccagttcttctgtgaaatcccccagatcctcaagctctcctgctcagatgcctacctgagggaagttggggcacttgtgtttagtttttctttggcctttggttcttttgttttcattgtggtgtcctatgtgcagatcttcagggctgtgctgaggatgccctctgagcagggccggcacaaagccttttccacgtgcctccctcacctggctgtggtctccctgtttcttCTCACTGCCATATTTGCCTACCTGAACCCTCCCTCCatttcttccccatccctggatcTGGTGGTGGCTGTTCTATACTCACtgttgcctccagcagtgaaccccctcatttacagcatgaggaacaaggaaATCAAGCATGCAGTGAGGAAACTATTTGAATACATCTTTCTTCAGCAGAAATAA